One window of Oreochromis niloticus isolate F11D_XX linkage group LG23, O_niloticus_UMD_NMBU, whole genome shotgun sequence genomic DNA carries:
- the npl gene encoding N-acetylneuraminate lyase isoform X2 yields MSLSVEERKLLAEEWCRKAKGKMDQVIVHVGCLSLKDTQELAHHAAQIEADGIAVIAPSFFKPSSADVLRTFLQEVASAAPTLPFYYYHVPSVTGVNVKVRELIEGIEKVIPSFRGIKFTESDLMDLGQCISYSQPHWSVLYGVDEQLLGALAMGAHGAVGSTYNYVGCHVNKLISAFETGDLVQARTIQFKIQELLSFAIKLGFDVGVNKQLMNELSGLDLGPPRLPVMTCPAARALAIKQKYDSIFPE; encoded by the exons ATGTCTCTCAGTGTGGAAGAGAGGAAGCTCCTGGCTGAGGAGTGGTGTCGAAAAGCAAAGGGCAA GATGGACCAGGTGATTGTTCATGTTGGCTGCCTGAGTCTTAAAGACACCCAAGAACTG GCTCACCATGCAGCACAGATTGAGGCCGATGGCATAGCAGTCATTGCTCCATCCTTCTTCAAGCCCAGCAGTGCAG ATGTTTTGAGGACCTTTCTCCAGGAAGTGGCTTCAGCTGCTCCAACTCTGCCCTTCTATTATTATCATGTCCCATCAGTCACTGGGGTTAACG tgAAAGTGAGAGAACTAATAGAAGGTATTGAGAAGGTCATCCCTTCCTTTAGAGGAATCAAGTTCACTGAGAGTGACCTGATGGACTTGGGCCAGTGTATCAGTTACAGTCAGCCTCACTGGTCAGTCCTCTATGGCGTGGACGAG CAACTTCTAGGAGCTTTGGCAATGGGAGCCCATGGAGCAGttggcag CACATATAATTACGTAGGATGTCACGTCAACAAGCTCATATCAGCGTTCGAGACCGGCGACCTCGTCCAAGCCAGGACGATACAG TTCAAGATTCAGGAGCTTCTGAGTTTTGCCATAAAACTTG GTTTTGATGTGGGAGTAAACAAACAGTTGATGAACGAGCTGTCGGGCTTGGATCTGGGACCCCCTCGTCTCCCGGTGATGACATGTCCAGCTGCTCGTGCTCTGGCCATCAAACAGAAATACGACAGCATCTTTCCTGAATAA
- the npl gene encoding N-acetylneuraminate lyase isoform X1 — MMSIMAPAADKKLTGLVAATFTPITSEGEINLSVIGPYIDYLKEKQGVNKVFVNGTTGESMSLSVEERKLLAEEWCRKAKGKMDQVIVHVGCLSLKDTQELAHHAAQIEADGIAVIAPSFFKPSSADVLRTFLQEVASAAPTLPFYYYHVPSVTGVNVKVRELIEGIEKVIPSFRGIKFTESDLMDLGQCISYSQPHWSVLYGVDEQLLGALAMGAHGAVGSTYNYVGCHVNKLISAFETGDLVQARTIQFKIQELLSFAIKLGFDVGVNKQLMNELSGLDLGPPRLPVMTCPAARALAIKQKYDSIFPE; from the exons ATGATGTCTATCATGGCTCCTGCCGCCGACAAAAAGCTGACAGGACTTGTTGCAGCCACATTCACTCCGATCACCAGTGAAGG TGAAATCAACCTATCAGTGATTGGACCTTATATTGACTACTTGAAAGAGAAGCAAGGTGTAAATAAAGTGTTTG TGAATGGCACCACGGGCGAGAGCATGTCTCTCAGTGTGGAAGAGAGGAAGCTCCTGGCTGAGGAGTGGTGTCGAAAAGCAAAGGGCAA GATGGACCAGGTGATTGTTCATGTTGGCTGCCTGAGTCTTAAAGACACCCAAGAACTG GCTCACCATGCAGCACAGATTGAGGCCGATGGCATAGCAGTCATTGCTCCATCCTTCTTCAAGCCCAGCAGTGCAG ATGTTTTGAGGACCTTTCTCCAGGAAGTGGCTTCAGCTGCTCCAACTCTGCCCTTCTATTATTATCATGTCCCATCAGTCACTGGGGTTAACG tgAAAGTGAGAGAACTAATAGAAGGTATTGAGAAGGTCATCCCTTCCTTTAGAGGAATCAAGTTCACTGAGAGTGACCTGATGGACTTGGGCCAGTGTATCAGTTACAGTCAGCCTCACTGGTCAGTCCTCTATGGCGTGGACGAG CAACTTCTAGGAGCTTTGGCAATGGGAGCCCATGGAGCAGttggcag CACATATAATTACGTAGGATGTCACGTCAACAAGCTCATATCAGCGTTCGAGACCGGCGACCTCGTCCAAGCCAGGACGATACAG TTCAAGATTCAGGAGCTTCTGAGTTTTGCCATAAAACTTG GTTTTGATGTGGGAGTAAACAAACAGTTGATGAACGAGCTGTCGGGCTTGGATCTGGGACCCCCTCGTCTCCCGGTGATGACATGTCCAGCTGCTCGTGCTCTGGCCATCAAACAGAAATACGACAGCATCTTTCCTGAATAA